In Haloarcula marismortui ATCC 43049, the following are encoded in one genomic region:
- a CDS encoding beta strand repeat-containing protein — translation MDSDDLPLSSEQLSIVGMALAVVIVSVAAPMLFAPQSNAPEDANSGTVYSTPTGDDQQAESASTPTNPASNPFDELSTAPRDPDEPLSTVPETHVESNTTEPSLSASAGAQTLRASTTTVDGEPALNLTDDRTHDGRWVGVSTDWLKDQHGSVPAVVGVVHESGKVYQEEIHVRNGEAQFWVSGFSTNTITFGGTLQIDGQPATTGTTHLYEVRDLDSATDPEITLTGQVNTERDTKQVIGATDGQSIQLAVAGDNLAPRNPEVTFTGVEQTTTDAGLISTTLSDGGTVDYSVDGNQPATDVSATFIGKSTTSTESLSHNGLSDGATISHTVDGTIPANNAEVTFSGYSSRSSHSITGTTGSSVTRSLPMTGNREPTDGTGNNPTVTVTANSPPVKETTGSKTGTPTTIDATSGGSANLSWTPQTSGKLTQVSFDVQSASGTNGNFERLEVYDSSGTKIGGIYDSSVLEYQTGTQTVTGFGNPAVSAGETYEIRITEYSRSYASGHVDISPWASGTVDTSVNSVSITTNDGAAASWGSLSNGETQTKRLDLSTAASSVDISTDTTGSASVDYDISYTDRTASKNPRIDLDGDGNADASYNGILIDSQSATVDASNIPTGSHTATVMTDGGQVDADIDYTERTATKNPSLDINNDGTADASYSGVLMDGETVTRSVTDISPGSQTAQVSTGHEVGVEAGSTVTTVTQDPSLDIDNDGTAEAEYIGQLNDGESQTVQINEFDSAVTEALVGTQSGAVDVNIGYTERTVTEDAGVIINGQPVRMSGTLGQDDTATLSANSSWLQSGQNNVTVVAGDGDTGSDAPAPTVEVDYHHELTTQRAVTFQNEAFSERYNISRTYLSSRESATLTIPHAENIISLRTLEVRLDQSGGWTEVPASARSMQGTELQVDIAALTGGTVPEGTTVELRSVGSKIDVHNGAVTVMQATPVGTDLNSRVRLDSWASDAYISVGNTSQAQQLHYGVNESYSAEGDYAELSTGHEQRVHFPEAVSGSEVGVRAAPVQLSPVNGTIRASVPEQRTNATSPAFTVDPGQRAGESFTVEYLGATEETWYGVYEVDTSQRFDRVQGREPMTVPQDNIDSVVRVKTASAPTANPGGASTIFGAADQGNLVGLVALFGSIAMLFVIGRRPERSREVVDSLATSAGSAAGQLPRVGGLVEDGVVSGIEALGDAIVTLGENTILTSAVGAAALVAAIQSGYIDIGPELGAMLAVTGLAIGSLVFLQRIDEFTTARWIAIVGVLGVLALQWLGEGDLLTALVNSDAFVIVLVIAGYAVIQLVREYRANNSPDDDQPQVNIIARGSGGNGGSDD, via the coding sequence ATGGACAGTGATGACCTGCCACTGTCGAGTGAACAACTGTCGATTGTCGGCATGGCGCTGGCGGTCGTCATCGTGTCCGTCGCCGCGCCGATGCTGTTCGCGCCACAGTCGAACGCACCCGAGGACGCGAACAGTGGGACAGTCTACTCGACGCCGACTGGCGACGACCAACAGGCAGAGTCAGCGTCGACGCCGACCAACCCAGCCAGCAATCCGTTCGACGAACTGAGTACCGCGCCGCGCGACCCGGACGAACCACTGTCGACCGTGCCAGAGACGCACGTCGAGAGTAACACGACCGAACCGTCGCTGTCGGCATCGGCGGGCGCACAGACACTCCGGGCGTCGACAACGACCGTCGACGGCGAGCCCGCGCTGAATCTGACCGACGACCGCACGCATGACGGCCGCTGGGTCGGCGTCTCGACGGACTGGCTCAAAGACCAGCACGGGTCGGTGCCAGCCGTCGTCGGTGTCGTGCATGAATCTGGCAAGGTGTATCAAGAAGAGATTCACGTCCGCAACGGCGAAGCACAGTTCTGGGTGAGCGGGTTCTCGACGAACACGATCACGTTCGGCGGGACACTGCAGATCGACGGCCAGCCGGCGACGACCGGCACGACGCACCTGTATGAGGTTCGGGACCTCGACAGTGCGACAGACCCCGAGATAACGCTGACCGGACAGGTCAACACTGAGCGAGACACGAAACAGGTCATCGGCGCGACCGACGGACAGTCGATCCAGCTGGCGGTCGCTGGCGATAACCTCGCGCCACGGAACCCGGAAGTGACGTTTACGGGCGTCGAACAGACCACGACGGACGCGGGACTGATCTCGACAACGCTGTCGGACGGTGGGACTGTCGACTACAGCGTCGACGGGAATCAGCCGGCCACAGATGTCTCGGCGACGTTCATCGGCAAGTCAACAACGAGTACAGAGAGCCTGTCACACAACGGTCTGTCTGACGGGGCGACGATATCCCACACTGTTGATGGCACTATTCCCGCGAACAACGCCGAAGTGACGTTTTCGGGATACTCGTCTCGGTCGTCGCACTCGATTACCGGAACTACCGGGTCATCGGTTACTCGGTCGCTCCCCATGACCGGGAATCGAGAGCCAACGGACGGGACCGGCAACAATCCAACCGTCACAGTGACCGCAAACAGCCCGCCTGTCAAAGAGACAACTGGGAGCAAAACAGGCACTCCGACCACTATCGACGCCACAAGTGGTGGGTCAGCTAACTTGTCGTGGACTCCCCAAACATCTGGCAAGCTAACACAGGTCTCCTTCGACGTGCAGAGTGCCAGCGGGACGAACGGTAACTTCGAGCGACTTGAGGTATATGACTCAAGCGGGACCAAAATCGGTGGGATATACGATTCATCAGTGTTGGAGTATCAGACCGGCACACAGACCGTTACTGGATTTGGCAATCCTGCTGTGTCAGCTGGTGAGACATATGAAATACGGATTACCGAATACTCACGGTCTTATGCAAGTGGGCACGTCGATATTAGCCCGTGGGCCAGTGGCACGGTCGACACATCGGTAAACTCGGTGTCTATCACAACTAACGACGGCGCAGCAGCCTCATGGGGAAGCCTCTCAAACGGCGAGACCCAAACCAAACGACTCGACCTGTCCACAGCAGCGTCATCTGTCGATATATCTACGGACACAACGGGATCGGCATCTGTCGACTACGATATTTCCTATACTGACCGGACTGCCAGCAAGAACCCGCGCATCGACCTCGATGGCGACGGGAACGCCGATGCCAGCTACAACGGTATCTTGATTGATTCGCAGTCGGCCACCGTGGACGCATCGAACATCCCGACAGGCTCACACACGGCGACGGTCATGACCGACGGTGGACAGGTCGACGCCGATATCGATTACACCGAGCGGACGGCCACAAAGAACCCGTCGCTCGATATCAACAACGACGGGACCGCTGATGCGTCCTATAGCGGCGTCCTGATGGACGGCGAAACGGTCACGCGCTCGGTCACGGATATTTCACCGGGCAGTCAGACCGCACAGGTGTCGACTGGCCACGAAGTCGGCGTCGAAGCCGGCTCGACTGTGACGACGGTCACGCAGGACCCGTCGCTTGATATCGACAACGACGGCACGGCCGAAGCCGAGTACATCGGCCAACTCAACGATGGCGAATCCCAGACCGTCCAAATCAACGAGTTCGACAGCGCCGTGACAGAGGCACTCGTCGGCACGCAATCGGGCGCTGTCGACGTGAATATCGGCTACACCGAGCGGACCGTCACCGAGGACGCTGGCGTCATCATCAACGGCCAGCCGGTGCGGATGTCGGGCACGCTCGGGCAAGACGACACGGCGACACTCTCCGCGAATAGCAGCTGGCTACAGTCTGGCCAGAACAACGTCACCGTCGTCGCTGGCGACGGCGACACCGGCAGCGATGCTCCCGCGCCCACCGTCGAAGTCGACTACCACCACGAACTGACGACACAGCGGGCTGTCACCTTCCAGAACGAAGCGTTCAGCGAGCGCTACAATATCTCTCGCACGTACCTCTCCAGCCGCGAGAGTGCCACGCTGACGATTCCCCACGCCGAGAACATCATCTCGCTGCGGACGCTGGAAGTGCGGCTCGACCAGTCCGGCGGCTGGACCGAAGTGCCGGCGTCGGCCCGGTCTATGCAGGGCACGGAACTGCAGGTCGACATTGCCGCACTGACCGGCGGCACCGTTCCAGAGGGCACGACCGTCGAACTCCGGTCGGTCGGCTCGAAGATCGACGTGCATAACGGCGCGGTCACGGTCATGCAAGCCACGCCCGTCGGGACCGACCTGAACTCGCGGGTCCGGCTGGACAGCTGGGCGAGTGATGCCTACATCAGCGTCGGGAATACCTCGCAAGCCCAGCAACTCCATTACGGCGTCAACGAGAGTTATTCGGCGGAAGGCGACTATGCCGAACTCTCGACGGGCCACGAACAGCGCGTGCACTTCCCGGAAGCGGTCAGCGGGAGCGAGGTCGGCGTCCGGGCCGCACCGGTCCAACTCTCGCCGGTCAACGGGACCATTCGGGCGAGCGTGCCCGAACAGCGAACGAACGCCACCAGCCCGGCGTTCACCGTCGACCCGGGCCAGCGGGCCGGCGAGTCGTTCACTGTCGAATATCTGGGCGCGACCGAAGAGACGTGGTACGGCGTCTATGAGGTAGACACCAGCCAGCGCTTCGACCGTGTTCAGGGCCGCGAACCGATGACGGTGCCACAGGACAACATCGATTCGGTGGTGCGGGTCAAAACGGCATCGGCACCGACGGCGAACCCCGGCGGCGCGTCGACGATCTTCGGCGCGGCCGACCAGGGCAACCTCGTCGGGCTGGTCGCACTATTCGGGTCGATTGCGATGCTGTTCGTGATCGGCCGCCGGCCCGAGCGCTCGCGCGAGGTTGTCGATTCGCTCGCGACCAGCGCTGGGTCGGCCGCCGGACAGCTGCCCCGCGTCGGCGGGCTCGTCGAGGACGGTGTCGTCAGCGGCATCGAAGCCCTCGGTGACGCCATCGTCACGCTCGGTGAGAACACCATATTAACGAGCGCCGTCGGCGCGGCGGCACTGGTGGCCGCCATCCAGTCGGGCTACATCGATATCGGGCCGGAACTGGGCGCGATGCTGGCCGTCACCGGTCTCGCTATCGGGTCGCTCGTATTCCTGCAGCGGATCGATGAGTTCACGACGGCCCGGTGGATTGCGATTGTCGGTGTCCTCGGTGTTTTGGCGCTGCAATGGCTCGGTGAGGGCGACCTGCTGACAGCGCTGGTGAACTCCGATGCGTTCGTGATCGTGCTGGTCATCGCCGGCTACGCGGTCATCCAACTCGTGCGGGAGTACCGCGCGAACAACTCGCCCGATGACGACCAGCCGCAGGTCAATATCATCGCTCGTGGCAGTGGCGGCAACGGAGGGAGTGACGACTGA
- a CDS encoding transcriptional regulator, protein MTDLDGVEDDPDWAAFANLSPVAQTCLLVVEAHDGDGWRGLIAQKAQEGLDTSDRWVREQLSELEAKGLVEASGPNKRRETYSVTEDGHEVLAGMRDSLDRALGEDS, encoded by the coding sequence ATGACGGACCTCGATGGCGTCGAGGACGACCCGGACTGGGCGGCCTTCGCGAACCTCTCGCCGGTCGCACAGACCTGCCTGCTGGTGGTCGAAGCCCACGACGGCGACGGCTGGCGCGGACTCATCGCACAGAAAGCGCAGGAGGGACTCGACACGAGTGACCGCTGGGTCCGGGAACAGCTGTCGGAACTGGAAGCGAAGGGGTTGGTCGAAGCGTCGGGACCGAACAAGCGACGAGAAACGTACTCAGTGACCGAGGACGGCCACGAGGTGCTGGCCGGGATGCGGGACAGTCTTGACCGGGCGCTGGGGGAGGACTCGTGA
- a CDS encoding DNA-binding protein: protein MFGSLNGFGVVDEISRKVARQFNTVGEFVAADAADLKAIDGVGPERAETLATVDAE, encoded by the coding sequence ATGTTTGGGTCACTCAACGGCTTCGGGGTGGTCGACGAGATATCCCGCAAGGTCGCTCGGCAGTTCAACACAGTCGGCGAGTTCGTCGCTGCTGACGCTGCGGACCTCAAAGCAATCGATGGTGTTGGCCCGGAGCGCGCTGAAACCTTGGCGACGGTTGACGCCGAGTGA